A single region of the Sphingobium sp. EP60837 genome encodes:
- the mdoH gene encoding glucans biosynthesis glucosyltransferase MdoH, producing the protein MTVISDGQMDDQAETPAPARGFEHVPAEMPLVMPEQDFREHPRDFPHRPLNIDQWARRLLVVLLALLPASMAAHEMRRSIGLDGISLWEGVYLALFIPLFAWIAFGFATSLIGFLTLTMGKGPGVRPYRGQFAAPLRGRTAVLLPVCNEDFLGVMGRLSIMERSLAQVMGHERFEFFILSDSNPANGEIEREAYLKMRKGFSRPVHYRRRAFNIGRKPGNIAEWVQRFGGGYDYMIVLDADSVMSGQTMARLALDMERHPHVGLIQTVPTIVGAATFFARWQQFASRLFGPISAAGMIWWAGSEGMFWGHNAILRTKAFAQSCGLPELPGRAPFGGHIMSHDMIEAALLRRRGWDVHMVMADDSFEEFPPSLPDLATRDRRWCQGNIQHVPLIPKIKGLHPVSRFQLLVGASAYCTSPLWLALMLVVLGGALAGVWPPSAILPSGGLLALTAVLLFGPKLLAMLWAMADPARRIGFGGAARMSRGVIADIALSILMAPVSMLTQTINLFGILMGRKSSWSGQIRDRDGMAMTSAIWLFKYHIMLGGALTALAIRGGTSVGWIIPVVAGLVLAPVLAAFTARKDLGHKAEQSGLFQVAEPWWRAQSYRPPHYPEQVRGRPALQQAVANDR; encoded by the coding sequence ATGACGGTGATCAGTGACGGGCAGATGGACGACCAGGCGGAGACGCCAGCGCCTGCGCGCGGGTTCGAGCATGTGCCCGCTGAGATGCCGCTCGTCATGCCCGAGCAGGATTTCCGCGAGCATCCCCGCGACTTCCCGCACCGGCCGCTGAACATCGACCAATGGGCGCGGCGCTTGCTGGTCGTGCTGCTGGCGCTGCTGCCTGCCTCCATGGCCGCGCACGAGATGCGGCGGTCGATTGGGCTGGATGGCATTTCACTTTGGGAAGGCGTCTATCTCGCCCTGTTCATCCCCCTTTTCGCCTGGATCGCTTTCGGCTTCGCCACCAGCCTTATTGGTTTTCTAACGCTGACCATGGGCAAAGGTCCGGGGGTGCGCCCCTATCGGGGGCAGTTCGCAGCCCCCCTTCGCGGCCGCACCGCTGTCCTGCTGCCGGTCTGCAACGAGGATTTCCTGGGCGTCATGGGCCGCCTGTCGATCATGGAACGGTCGCTGGCGCAGGTGATGGGCCATGAGCGGTTCGAATTCTTCATCCTGAGCGATTCCAATCCGGCCAATGGCGAGATTGAGCGCGAAGCCTATCTGAAGATGCGCAAGGGCTTTTCGCGCCCGGTCCACTACCGGCGGCGCGCGTTCAATATCGGCCGCAAGCCCGGCAATATCGCGGAATGGGTGCAGCGCTTTGGCGGCGGCTATGACTATATGATCGTGCTGGACGCCGACAGCGTGATGAGCGGCCAGACCATGGCGCGCCTGGCGCTCGACATGGAACGGCACCCGCATGTCGGCCTGATCCAGACCGTGCCGACCATCGTCGGCGCCGCCACCTTCTTCGCCCGCTGGCAGCAGTTCGCGAGCAGGCTGTTCGGCCCGATTTCCGCTGCGGGCATGATCTGGTGGGCCGGCTCGGAAGGCATGTTCTGGGGCCATAACGCCATCCTGCGCACAAAGGCGTTCGCGCAGAGCTGCGGCCTGCCCGAACTGCCGGGTCGTGCCCCCTTTGGCGGGCATATCATGAGCCATGACATGATCGAAGCCGCGCTACTGCGCCGCCGCGGCTGGGACGTGCACATGGTCATGGCGGACGACAGTTTTGAGGAATTTCCTCCCTCCCTGCCCGACCTCGCCACCCGCGACCGGCGCTGGTGCCAGGGCAATATCCAGCATGTGCCGCTGATCCCGAAGATCAAAGGACTGCATCCGGTCAGCCGCTTCCAACTGCTCGTCGGGGCGTCAGCCTATTGCACATCGCCTTTGTGGCTGGCGCTGATGCTGGTGGTGCTTGGCGGGGCGCTTGCGGGCGTGTGGCCGCCCAGCGCCATCCTGCCGTCGGGCGGGCTGCTGGCGCTGACGGCGGTGCTGTTGTTCGGGCCTAAGTTGCTTGCGATGCTATGGGCAATGGCCGACCCCGCCCGCCGCATCGGTTTCGGTGGGGCTGCGCGCATGAGCCGGGGCGTCATCGCTGACATCGCGCTGTCGATCCTGATGGCGCCGGTCAGCATGCTGACGCAGACGATCAACCTGTTCGGGATATTGATGGGCCGAAAGAGCAGTTGGAGCGGTCAGATCCGCGACCGCGACGGCATGGCGATGACAAGCGCCATCTGGCTATTCAAATACCATATCATGCTGGGCGGCGCGCTCACGGCCCTGGCGATAAGGGGCGGCACGTCAGTTGGCTGGATCATTCCGGTGGTGGCGGGACTTGTGCTGGCGCCCGTCCTCGCCGCCTTCACGGCGCGCAAGGATCTTGGCCACAAGGCCGAACAGAGCGGGCTGTTTCAAGTCGCGGAGCCCTGGTGGCGCGCGCAAAGCTATCGCCCGCCGCATTATCCCGAACAGGTGCGGGGACGGCCCGCGCTTCAGCAGGCGGTCGCGAACGATCGGTAG